A single window of Plasmodium malariae genome assembly, contig: PmUG01_00_17, whole genome shotgun sequence DNA harbors:
- the PmUG01_00037100 gene encoding fam-m protein translates to MEQKINSTLFFKISAFMILSWICHFYCDTRTNNKLLIEKWTPCRRLNTRCYRLLAKYKKNKDSNTLDLKEDKPFNGDRNKRKNKQSNRSPLNKAQYYTEIIDYDNGMFDGKHFHFEKKLIKKKDYDDLLEKKRRICDIALKKIKFRKYRFGVFIFFLFFLVGIGLPILQGLGYLKTAGESLKNALSLSSVWNAVETALGEAKVHFFLISFVTLIIILSVIVLVALYKILINNEKYKKIKLMADLNE, encoded by the exons atggaacaaaaaattaattccaccttatttttcaaaatttccGCGTTTATGATTTTAAGTTGGATATGTCATTTTTATTGTGATACA agaACTAATAACAAATTGTTAATTGAGAAATGGACACCATGTAGAAGATTAAATACAAGATGTTATCGTttactagcaaaatataaaaagaataaagatTCAAATACTTTAGATCTTAAAGAGGATAAACCATTCAATGGAGATAggaacaaaagaaaaaacaaacagTCTAATAGAAGTCCGTTAAATAAGGCGCAATACTATACTGAAATTATAGATTATGATAATGGGATGTTTGACGGCAAACActtccattttgaaaaaaaattaattaagaaaaaagacTATGATGATttacttgaaaaaaaaaggagaatttgtgatatagctttaaaaaaaataaaattcaggAAATACAGATTTggagtttttatttttttcctttttttcttggtCGGAATAGGATTGCCAATATTACAAGGATTAGGCTACTTGAAAACTGCAGGAGAATCGCTTAAAAATGCATTATCTTTGAGCAGTGTATGGAATGCAGTTGAAACTGCCTTGGGTGAAGCAaaagtacatttttttctaatatcaTTTGTAACACTGATTATTATATTGTCTGTTATAGTTCTAGTAGCGTTATATAAGATcctaataaataatgaaaaatataaaaaaattaagttaatgGCTGATTTAAATGAGTAA